In Nitrospirota bacterium, one genomic interval encodes:
- a CDS encoding flagellar basal body-associated FliL family protein — translation MAEEKHDEEGADAHAKPEAKGGKKKLMIIVLAAILVLGGAGGFVGYRMLSHKGEKAAEEGGHKKDAQAKTALIAVDPFVVNLTEHGRYLKVTLQLELSDATQQPAVTEKMPNIRDSIITLLSSKSAEAISGPEGKLQLKDELLLRTNQAVGKDLFKNLYFTEFVMQ, via the coding sequence ATGGCAGAAGAGAAGCATGACGAAGAGGGAGCCGACGCCCACGCCAAACCCGAGGCAAAAGGCGGCAAGAAAAAGCTCATGATCATTGTCCTGGCGGCAATACTGGTTTTGGGCGGAGCCGGAGGTTTTGTTGGATACCGTATGCTGTCTCACAAGGGTGAAAAGGCCGCTGAAGAAGGCGGCCACAAAAAAGATGCGCAGGCAAAGACCGCTCTTATTGCCGTTGATCCCTTTGTCGTGAACCTTACCGAGCATGGCAGGTACCTGAAGGTTACTCTTCAGCTCGAACTGTCAGATGCAACACAACAGCCCGCTGTCACGGAAAAAATGCCGAATATCAGGGACTCGATCATAACCCTTCTGAGCAGCAAGTCTGCCGAGGCCATATCAGGCCCCGAGGGCAAGCTCCAGCTTAAGGACGAGCTGCTGCTCAGGACGAATCAGGCGGTGGGCAAGGACCTTTTCAAAAATCTGTATTTCACTGAATTCGTAATGCAATGA
- a CDS encoding flagellar hook-length control protein FliK, protein MNIFPSIEQAVTEAPKPQASDTQANLPEKNGVFDLMLAQLMQGIMSLPGEDALSAGTQPEQPEDGMAGPAASKDAGKEMASMPTLTALQRVQSAFAAAIADLPEVVKTAKETPGSESRGDAGTVPQPVPSSSASAQTASAAEDQRPELTVKPDSMKSVPKSDVSAQLPADAVQKAPAAEAQQPAIIRETILAEVGSSKDSADLPGAQKRQEKNSLPETLPVNSAEPQGVSRFHAAPAGSPAEAHHLSENMHVEGNRFVITRMDGTSIEISLQPEGLGKLDIGLVLDKGVVNAQIQASSAAGKDLVEKHMSEIVNALAQEGIAIGGFSVSLRDGRSDFSWSQGQNQGHQIQGETVMTKEYINQPRPLIGQGKVSIFI, encoded by the coding sequence ATGAATATCTTTCCGTCAATTGAACAGGCTGTCACGGAAGCGCCAAAACCTCAGGCCTCGGATACTCAGGCCAACTTGCCTGAAAAAAACGGTGTTTTTGATCTCATGCTCGCTCAACTGATGCAGGGGATTATGTCACTCCCTGGCGAGGACGCCCTCTCTGCCGGTACTCAGCCAGAGCAGCCCGAAGATGGTATGGCCGGCCCAGCTGCGTCAAAGGATGCAGGGAAGGAGATGGCATCAATGCCGACCCTGACCGCACTCCAAAGGGTTCAGTCAGCGTTTGCCGCAGCGATAGCTGATCTGCCCGAGGTCGTCAAGACGGCAAAAGAGACTCCAGGCAGCGAATCACGAGGAGATGCAGGGACAGTTCCCCAGCCGGTGCCCTCTTCATCTGCTTCAGCTCAGACCGCTTCTGCTGCTGAAGACCAGAGGCCGGAACTGACGGTCAAGCCGGACAGTATGAAGAGTGTCCCTAAAAGTGACGTGTCTGCACAACTGCCGGCTGATGCAGTGCAGAAGGCCCCTGCAGCTGAAGCTCAGCAGCCTGCGATCATTCGGGAAACCATTCTTGCAGAAGTCGGCAGCAGTAAAGATAGTGCTGACCTGCCCGGGGCGCAGAAGCGCCAGGAGAAAAACTCGTTGCCTGAGACCTTGCCTGTAAACAGTGCTGAGCCCCAGGGGGTGAGCCGTTTTCATGCAGCACCTGCAGGCAGTCCGGCCGAGGCACATCATCTTTCAGAGAACATGCATGTGGAGGGAAATCGTTTTGTTATCACCCGTATGGACGGCACATCAATCGAGATATCGCTCCAGCCAGAAGGCTTGGGTAAACTCGATATCGGTCTTGTGCTCGACAAAGGCGTTGTGAATGCCCAGATCCAGGCGTCGAGTGCTGCGGGCAAAGACCTGGTCGAGAAACATATGTCCGAAATTGTTAATGCCCTCGCACAGGAAGGCATTGCTATCGGTGGTTTTTCCGTCTCACTGAGGGATGGCAGAAGTGATTTTTCCTGGAGTCAGGGCCAAAATCAGGGGCATCAGATTCAGGGAGAGACTGTGATGACAAAAGAATATATCAACCAACCCCGACCGCTCATCGGTCAGGGCAAGGTAAGCATCTTCATCTAA
- the fliP gene encoding flagellar type III secretion system pore protein FliP (The bacterial flagellar biogenesis protein FliP forms a type III secretion system (T3SS)-type pore required for flagellar assembly.) produces the protein MNNAVDINNPVMSVFLIISFLSLLPAVLVMFTSFTRIVVVLGFLRQAIGGQQIPPNPVIIGLSLFLTLFIMGPTVDVITKDSVNPYLDKQINMGEALKRAENPVKAFMLKQTREKDIALFLKLSKESVPAKPADLPLKVVVPAFAISELKTAFEIGFLIFIPFLIIDMVVASILLSMGMMMLPPVMISLPFKLLLFVLVDGWNLIIGSIVRSFH, from the coding sequence ATGAACAACGCGGTAGATATAAACAACCCGGTGATGTCCGTTTTTCTTATTATCAGCTTCCTGTCGCTTCTGCCGGCAGTGCTGGTGATGTTTACGTCATTTACCCGGATCGTCGTTGTTCTGGGGTTCCTGCGGCAGGCGATCGGCGGCCAGCAGATTCCGCCCAATCCGGTCATCATCGGTCTTTCGCTGTTTCTTACGCTTTTTATCATGGGTCCGACGGTCGATGTTATCACCAAGGACTCGGTCAACCCCTATCTGGACAAGCAGATAAATATGGGCGAGGCACTGAAGCGTGCCGAAAACCCGGTCAAGGCCTTCATGCTGAAGCAGACACGGGAGAAGGACATTGCCCTTTTTCTGAAGCTCTCCAAGGAATCGGTTCCTGCAAAACCTGCCGATCTGCCGCTGAAAGTCGTTGTCCCTGCCTTTGCGATCAGCGAGCTGAAGACCGCCTTTGAGATCGGGTTCCTGATCTTTATCCCGTTTTTGATCATCGATATGGTGGTCGCAAGCATACTCCTGTCCATGGGTATGATGATGCTGCCGCCGGTGATGATATCCCTGCCGTTTAAGCTCCTGCTTTTTGTGCTGGTGGATGGCTGGAACCTGATCATCGGCTCCATCGTAAGGAGTTTCCATTGA
- a CDS encoding response regulator: MDTEKKILVIDDEEIVRELLAEVLSESGFQVITAENGLKGLDYFRQPDCRFDLVMVDMSMPGMDGLEVCREMREINPAQKVMMATGSYSSDDELAEMKKNGIDHVIRKPFNLKELVSLLRRELDCS, translated from the coding sequence ATGGATACCGAAAAAAAGATTCTGGTGATTGACGATGAAGAAATCGTGCGGGAACTGCTTGCCGAAGTGCTTTCTGAATCAGGTTTTCAGGTCATTACTGCTGAAAACGGACTTAAAGGTCTCGATTATTTCAGACAGCCTGACTGCCGATTCGATCTTGTCATGGTCGATATGTCAATGCCGGGCATGGATGGCCTAGAGGTCTGCAGGGAGATGCGGGAGATCAATCCCGCACAGAAAGTAATGATGGCAACCGGCAGTTATTCTTCAGACGACGAACTCGCTGAAATGAAAAAAAACGGCATAGACCACGTTATACGAAAACCCTTTAACCTCAAAGAATTGGTAAGCCTGCTAAGAAGAGAACTGGACTGTTCATAG
- the fliQ gene encoding flagellar biosynthesis protein FliQ — translation MTIELVKEISGEVFKTILLASGPALITSLVVGLIISFFQAITQIQEFTLTFVPKIVAVFLCIFLMLPWMSQVLITFTRNLIENIPVYVR, via the coding sequence TTGACCATTGAACTGGTAAAAGAGATCTCCGGTGAGGTATTCAAGACCATACTGCTTGCGTCAGGCCCTGCCCTGATCACCAGCCTTGTCGTCGGTCTGATCATCAGTTTTTTTCAGGCAATAACCCAGATTCAGGAATTTACCCTCACCTTCGTACCGAAGATCGTTGCGGTCTTTCTCTGCATATTCCTGATGCTGCCCTGGATGTCACAGGTGCTGATCACCTTCACCCGGAATCTTATCGAGAACATCCCGGTGTATGTGCGATGA
- the fliM gene encoding flagellar motor switch protein FliM, whose amino-acid sequence MNKVLSQDEVDALLRGVSTGDIETETRKDSEGGIKSFDLASQERIIRGRMPGLEMANERFVRFFRNSISSAIMKFVDINIQGIEMMKFSEFMKTIPMPSSINMFKMEPLKGYALFVLEAPLVFAFIEYFFGSSSARYVKSEGRYFTLIEQRIIRKVVNMALADLAEAWKVILPIVPEYTGSEMNPQFVTIVTPTEVVVKIEVHIEVEEFTGKCFFCIPYSMIEPIKEKLSSGLTGEKLEADQRWVDRLTEILLSSPVHLTAEIGRVELSVRDLMELEVGNVIGLGKAVSDELVLKVEDIPKYMGTPGVSRGAQAIKITRTIEK is encoded by the coding sequence ATGAACAAGGTACTGTCACAGGACGAAGTCGATGCCCTGCTGCGGGGAGTCTCAACAGGGGACATCGAGACCGAAACCAGAAAGGATTCTGAAGGCGGCATAAAGTCCTTTGACCTGGCGAGCCAGGAGAGGATTATCCGCGGCAGGATGCCGGGGCTTGAGATGGCGAACGAGCGGTTTGTCCGCTTCTTCAGAAACTCCATATCCTCGGCGATCATGAAGTTCGTCGATATCAATATCCAGGGCATCGAGATGATGAAGTTCAGCGAGTTCATGAAGACCATACCCATGCCCTCAAGCATCAACATGTTCAAGATGGAGCCGCTCAAGGGATACGCGCTTTTTGTGCTTGAGGCCCCCCTGGTCTTTGCCTTTATCGAGTATTTCTTCGGCTCCAGTTCAGCCCGGTATGTGAAGTCGGAGGGTCGGTATTTTACGCTTATCGAGCAGAGGATTATCAGAAAGGTTGTCAATATGGCGCTTGCAGATCTCGCTGAGGCCTGGAAGGTGATTCTCCCGATAGTGCCCGAATATACCGGCTCGGAGATGAACCCCCAGTTTGTGACCATCGTAACGCCGACCGAGGTCGTGGTGAAGATAGAGGTGCATATCGAGGTTGAGGAGTTTACCGGAAAATGTTTCTTCTGCATTCCCTATTCGATGATCGAGCCGATCAAGGAGAAACTCTCTTCCGGCCTTACCGGCGAGAAGCTGGAGGCTGATCAGCGGTGGGTAGATCGTCTCACCGAAATCCTTCTGTCTTCGCCCGTGCATCTCACGGCAGAAATCGGCAGGGTTGAGCTTTCGGTCAGGGACCTTATGGAGTTGGAGGTCGGCAACGTTATCGGCCTTGGTAAAGCTGTCAGCGACGAACTCGTCTTAAAGGTCGAGGATATACCGAAATATATGGGGACGCCTGGGGTAAGCAGAGGTGCGCAAGCCATCAAGATAACCCGGACCATAGAGAAATGA
- the flhB gene encoding flagellar biosynthesis protein FlhB, whose protein sequence is MADFEERTEQATPRRRQKAREEGKVARSRDLNAIAAIGGILLVFVLGGRHFMDSMGSMTGRLLSLQYGYEPVTVLRAASVETMFILAPFLGTAFVFAIIANVSQGGIALKPLKFDFEMINPLAGFKRLFSMNGLMEFLKSLVKFAMGSYLLYWVVKKDLPQLPGLMEMGFRPLSLASAQLILKAVAFGFFWFFILSVLDYFLQRWQFDRSIRMSREEMKEEFKESEGNPQIKSRIRSIQREMARKRMMQEVPKATVVITNPTHFSVALKYEDGKMSAPKIVAKGANEVALRIREIARRHGVPIVEDKPLARVLFKLDLEATVPQELYKAVAKILAYIYGMKGKS, encoded by the coding sequence ATGGCAGATTTTGAAGAACGCACAGAACAGGCGACGCCGCGACGGCGTCAGAAGGCACGGGAAGAGGGCAAGGTCGCACGAAGCCGCGACCTCAATGCGATTGCCGCTATCGGCGGCATACTGCTGGTTTTTGTCCTGGGAGGAAGACATTTCATGGATTCGATGGGCAGCATGACCGGGAGGCTCCTGTCACTTCAGTACGGATACGAGCCGGTCACGGTCCTGCGCGCCGCCTCAGTAGAAACCATGTTCATCCTTGCGCCGTTTCTCGGCACCGCCTTTGTATTTGCCATCATTGCAAATGTTTCCCAGGGGGGCATTGCCTTAAAACCGCTGAAATTTGACTTTGAGATGATCAACCCCCTGGCCGGTTTTAAACGGCTCTTTTCGATGAACGGGCTGATGGAGTTCCTCAAGAGTCTGGTGAAGTTCGCGATGGGCTCGTATCTTCTTTACTGGGTGGTCAAGAAAGATCTGCCGCAGCTGCCCGGGCTCATGGAGATGGGATTCCGGCCGCTTTCCCTTGCATCGGCACAGCTGATCCTGAAGGCTGTGGCCTTCGGTTTTTTCTGGTTCTTTATCCTTTCGGTCCTTGATTATTTTCTCCAGAGATGGCAGTTCGACCGGTCCATCAGGATGTCCCGGGAAGAGATGAAAGAAGAGTTCAAGGAGTCTGAGGGAAACCCGCAGATCAAGTCACGGATCAGGAGCATACAGCGCGAGATGGCACGGAAGCGCATGATGCAGGAAGTGCCGAAGGCAACGGTTGTTATCACGAACCCGACCCATTTTTCGGTGGCCCTGAAATATGAGGACGGCAAGATGTCGGCGCCGAAGATTGTGGCAAAGGGAGCAAATGAGGTTGCACTCAGGATCCGGGAGATAGCGCGCAGACATGGCGTGCCGATCGTTGAGGACAAGCCTCTTGCTCGGGTGCTCTTCAAGCTCGACCTCGAGGCCACGGTGCCTCAGGAACTGTATAAGGCTGTGGCGAAGATCCTTGCCTATATCTACGGCATGAAAGGCAAGTCATGA
- a CDS encoding flagellar biosynthetic protein FliO — protein MTELAMQMALALGLVICLIYALSFVYKKKQKAANLLNLVAYQSFGQKMGIAAVRVGNEILVLGVTPTDMKLLKKIQDRPGASQEVASIADKVKKLRRIKQEIS, from the coding sequence ATGACGGAACTGGCGATGCAGATGGCGCTTGCCCTCGGTCTGGTGATCTGCCTGATCTATGCGCTCTCCTTTGTGTATAAGAAGAAGCAGAAGGCTGCGAATCTGCTTAACCTTGTGGCCTACCAGTCGTTTGGACAGAAGATGGGCATTGCAGCAGTCAGGGTGGGTAATGAGATCCTTGTTCTGGGCGTTACGCCTACGGACATGAAGCTCCTGAAGAAGATCCAGGACCGGCCCGGCGCAAGCCAGGAAGTGGCAAGCATTGCCGATAAGGTGAAGAAGCTCCGGAGGATCAAGCAGGAGATATCATGA
- the fliN gene encoding flagellar motor switch protein FliN produces MADKQTEAQTAQFSEVSSDSRAAGGKDIDFLLDIPLDVTVELGRTRMLIKDLLQLGQGSVVELEKLAGEPMEILVNNKLIARGEVVVVNEKFGVRLTDIISPVERIRQLK; encoded by the coding sequence ATGGCTGACAAACAGACAGAAGCCCAGACCGCCCAATTCAGTGAAGTGAGCAGCGATAGCAGGGCCGCAGGAGGAAAGGATATCGATTTCCTGCTTGATATACCGCTTGATGTTACGGTGGAGCTCGGAAGGACAAGGATGCTGATCAAGGACCTGCTGCAGCTTGGACAGGGCTCCGTTGTGGAGCTCGAAAAGCTGGCCGGAGAACCGATGGAGATCCTCGTCAACAACAAGCTGATCGCGCGGGGCGAGGTCGTTGTGGTGAACGAAAAGTTCGGAGTCAGACTGACCGATATCATCAGTCCTGTCGAAAGGATCAGGCAGCTGAAATGA
- a CDS encoding flagellar hook protein FlgE → MLTSLFTGVSGLNANGTSLSVISDNIANMNTIGFKSSRVSFGDVLSQTLGGVSGSSQIGRGVMVGSIDPIMTQGSFETTSNGLDLAIDGNGFFIVNNNGTTAYTRAGQFSLDKNGNVINPDGMMLQGYMADASGNITGTLGNLTFGSVQSSPQITANVTLALNLDTTETAPTAAFTLDSNGDGINNDPANFNKSTTVTVYDSQGGAHDVTAYFVKTADNAWDVHYVNIDPADPTLLVDAGTQSLSFDTNGALIDDNSATAINFDFGAAVTTPQAVVFNFGTGTGETPAGTGLDGTTQFASDFAVTKLSQDGYASGSLRNVVIDDSGVMTGIFTNGQSRAIGQIALATFVSPEGLVKMGRNLYGESFDSGQPIVGAASTGGMGRVLSNSLELSNVDLAAEFVNMITSQRSFQANSRVITTSDELLQELVNLKR, encoded by the coding sequence ATGTTAACATCGCTTTTCACCGGAGTCAGCGGCTTAAATGCAAACGGAACTTCACTCTCTGTAATTTCCGACAATATCGCCAATATGAATACAATCGGCTTTAAGTCAAGCCGGGTCTCATTTGGTGACGTGCTGAGTCAGACCCTTGGAGGGGTATCGGGCTCATCGCAGATAGGCCGAGGCGTCATGGTCGGGAGCATTGACCCCATTATGACCCAGGGCTCATTCGAGACCACGTCCAACGGGCTGGATCTGGCTATCGACGGCAACGGGTTTTTTATCGTTAATAATAACGGCACGACTGCCTATACACGCGCAGGACAGTTCTCCCTGGATAAAAACGGCAATGTAATCAACCCTGACGGTATGATGCTTCAGGGCTATATGGCCGACGCCTCAGGAAATATCACAGGCACTCTCGGCAACCTGACCTTCGGTTCTGTTCAGAGTTCTCCTCAGATTACGGCGAACGTGACTCTTGCGTTGAACCTCGATACGACCGAAACAGCGCCTACAGCAGCTTTTACGCTTGATTCAAACGGCGACGGTATCAATAACGACCCTGCCAATTTTAATAAATCTACCACGGTCACAGTCTATGACTCGCAGGGCGGCGCCCATGACGTGACCGCATATTTCGTCAAGACAGCGGACAATGCATGGGATGTCCATTATGTGAATATTGATCCGGCTGACCCTACGCTTTTGGTCGATGCCGGGACACAGTCGCTTTCCTTTGATACCAATGGCGCACTGATCGACGACAACAGCGCCACGGCGATAAACTTCGATTTCGGGGCTGCCGTGACAACGCCGCAGGCGGTAGTATTTAACTTCGGAACAGGCACTGGAGAGACTCCGGCCGGCACCGGACTGGATGGGACAACCCAGTTTGCATCGGATTTTGCCGTGACAAAACTGAGCCAGGACGGCTACGCTTCGGGGTCTTTGCGTAACGTTGTTATCGACGATTCCGGGGTCATGACCGGTATCTTCACCAACGGCCAGTCCCGGGCGATAGGGCAGATAGCCCTGGCGACGTTTGTCTCTCCTGAGGGCCTGGTCAAAATGGGCAGAAATCTCTATGGCGAGTCTTTTGATTCAGGACAGCCCATCGTAGGAGCGGCCTCTACCGGAGGCATGGGAAGAGTGCTTTCAAATTCGCTTGAATTGAGCAATGTGGATCTGGCGGCAGAGTTCGTCAATATGATCACCTCCCAGCGCTCGTTTCAGGCCAATTCGAGGGTCATAACGACTTCTGATGAACTTCTCCAGGAGCTGGTGAATCTGAAGAGGTAA
- the fliR gene encoding flagellar biosynthetic protein FliR codes for MNQLQELGAFSPVMHTFLLVLLRASIFMSMMPVFGSKNFPLQFKIGLTVAFAALLSPIVHVEVTNISLPVLVMREAALGIILGGTARAIFFAVDMGGQMISNAMGLSIATVFNPEMGQSTEVARIYGIIAMLIVLAIDGHHELISVFVQSYDWLPVGQVNVQNLILKVVGAGSKIFIIALKISAPVLVGMLIVNILMGFLYKAAPQVNIFFVSFPVFLALGFLIMAMSVPVFTHFFTGQFHDVNDELFRILAIARK; via the coding sequence ATGAACCAGCTCCAGGAATTAGGAGCCTTTTCGCCGGTCATGCATACGTTTCTTCTGGTGCTCCTGAGGGCGAGCATCTTCATGAGCATGATGCCGGTCTTCGGCAGCAAGAACTTTCCGCTGCAGTTCAAGATCGGTCTGACCGTGGCCTTTGCCGCGCTGCTTTCACCCATCGTCCATGTCGAGGTGACGAATATTTCCCTGCCTGTCCTGGTGATGCGCGAGGCAGCGCTCGGTATTATCCTTGGCGGTACGGCCCGCGCGATCTTTTTTGCCGTTGATATGGGCGGCCAGATGATCAGCAACGCCATGGGGCTTTCGATCGCAACGGTCTTTAATCCCGAGATGGGCCAGTCTACGGAAGTTGCGAGGATCTACGGCATTATCGCCATGCTGATCGTTCTTGCCATAGACGGCCACCATGAGCTGATATCGGTCTTTGTCCAGAGCTATGACTGGCTGCCGGTCGGTCAGGTGAATGTGCAGAATCTTATCCTCAAGGTGGTGGGCGCAGGGTCGAAGATATTCATCATAGCCCTGAAGATCAGCGCTCCGGTCCTGGTGGGCATGCTTATCGTGAATATCCTGATGGGGTTTCTCTACAAGGCCGCTCCCCAGGTCAATATCTTTTTTGTCAGTTTCCCGGTATTCCTGGCCCTCGGCTTTCTGATCATGGCCATGAGTGTGCCGGTCTTTACGCACTTCTTTACCGGCCAGTTTCATGACGTCAATGACGAACTCTTCAGGATCCTGGCAATAGCGCGGAAATGA
- the flhA gene encoding flagellar biosynthesis protein FlhA, producing the protein MNRFLTMVQKRSDVVIAVAVVAILGVMLLPLHPLVLDLLLSISVAVSIVILVTSIYIQKPLDFSVFPSLLLIVTLFRLSLNIASTRLILLRGGEGVSAAGHVIQAFGNFVVGGNYAVGFIIFIILVVINFVVITKGAGRIAEVAARFTLDAMPGKQMAIDADLNSGLIDDIEARRRRLFIAQEADFYGAMDGASKFVRGDAIAALVITGVNIVGGLLIGVIQHKMAIADAASTYTILTIGEGLVAQIPALLVSTAAGMIVSRAGTDTDLGKDITKQLLVNPKALMTASGILFIFGLVPGLPHIPFLLIAASFGGLAYVIYKSPMEEQAEAKAKGEERPQEEPKIEGFIELDPLTLEIGYGLIPLVEEGRGELLAKVKAMRKQLAADIGFVVPPIHIKDNLQLRPSEYSVLIRGVEVVRGEVMMGYYLAVSTEGAERIEGIPTREPAFNLTAYWIEAKDMERAQSAGYMVVDPATVIATHLTELIRKHCWELLSRTEVQNLLDNVARVYPKMVDELIPVHMSVGGLQRVLQALLKERVPVNDLVTILETLLDYAPQTKDVEILTEYVRQSLARYITRQYQAQDGSVPVFTLDPRFERVLVQSLESGGALEPDTVTRLVRGVEGAMSRDKVRGMQPVIVCSVHVRRFLKKIMEKFVPSVVVLSNNEISSSARLYTMGMVRYED; encoded by the coding sequence ATGAACAGATTTCTGACCATGGTGCAGAAGAGAAGCGATGTCGTGATTGCGGTTGCGGTGGTGGCGATCCTCGGGGTCATGCTTCTGCCGCTGCACCCGCTGGTCCTTGACCTGCTGCTGTCCATTTCCGTGGCGGTCTCTATCGTGATCCTCGTGACCTCGATCTATATCCAGAAGCCGCTCGATTTTTCGGTATTCCCTTCGCTGCTTCTGATTGTGACGCTCTTCAGGCTCTCCCTCAACATTGCATCAACGAGGCTTATCCTGCTTCGGGGCGGGGAAGGTGTCTCCGCTGCCGGTCATGTCATACAGGCCTTCGGCAATTTCGTGGTTGGCGGAAACTATGCGGTAGGCTTCATCATCTTTATCATCCTTGTTGTCATTAACTTTGTCGTTATCACAAAGGGTGCGGGCAGAATTGCGGAGGTGGCGGCGAGATTTACCCTTGACGCCATGCCGGGCAAGCAGATGGCTATCGACGCCGATTTAAACAGCGGTCTTATCGACGATATAGAGGCCCGCAGAAGAAGGCTTTTCATTGCGCAGGAGGCTGACTTCTACGGCGCCATGGACGGTGCGTCCAAGTTCGTCCGCGGTGATGCGATCGCGGCCCTTGTCATAACCGGCGTTAATATTGTCGGCGGCCTTCTGATCGGTGTGATCCAGCACAAGATGGCAATAGCAGATGCTGCAAGCACCTACACGATCCTGACTATCGGTGAGGGTCTTGTTGCCCAGATCCCGGCGCTGCTCGTCTCGACCGCTGCCGGCATGATCGTCTCGCGCGCCGGCACGGATACCGATCTCGGCAAGGACATCACCAAACAGCTGCTGGTCAATCCCAAGGCGCTTATGACTGCCTCGGGCATTCTCTTTATATTTGGTCTGGTACCTGGGCTGCCTCATATCCCGTTCCTCCTTATTGCGGCGTCCTTTGGCGGACTGGCCTATGTGATCTACAAGTCGCCGATGGAAGAACAGGCAGAGGCAAAGGCCAAGGGTGAGGAGCGGCCGCAGGAAGAACCGAAGATAGAAGGCTTCATCGAGCTTGATCCGCTTACCCTCGAAATCGGGTACGGGCTCATACCGCTGGTTGAGGAAGGCCGCGGCGAACTGCTCGCAAAGGTGAAGGCAATGAGAAAGCAGCTTGCCGCAGATATCGGGTTTGTCGTGCCGCCGATCCATATCAAGGATAATCTTCAGCTTCGGCCGAGCGAATACAGTGTGCTGATCCGTGGAGTGGAGGTCGTGCGGGGCGAGGTCATGATGGGCTACTATCTCGCCGTCTCAACAGAGGGCGCCGAGCGCATCGAAGGCATTCCGACCAGGGAGCCTGCATTTAATCTGACGGCCTACTGGATCGAGGCAAAGGATATGGAGCGTGCCCAATCCGCAGGGTACATGGTGGTTGACCCGGCGACGGTGATTGCAACACATCTTACGGAGCTTATCAGAAAGCACTGCTGGGAGCTGCTTTCCCGGACGGAAGTGCAGAACCTCCTTGACAATGTGGCAAGGGTCTATCCGAAGATGGTTGACGAGCTTATCCCTGTGCATATGTCTGTGGGCGGTCTTCAGAGGGTCCTTCAGGCGCTGCTGAAGGAGCGCGTGCCGGTCAATGACCTGGTTACGATTCTTGAGACGCTCCTTGACTATGCCCCCCAGACCAAGGACGTAGAGATCCTGACCGAGTATGTGCGTCAGTCCCTTGCCCGGTACATCACCCGACAGTATCAGGCGCAGGACGGCAGTGTCCCGGTCTTTACCCTTGACCCGCGATTCGAGAGAGTCCTAGTACAGTCCCTCGAAAGCGGCGGGGCGCTCGAACCCGATACCGTGACCAGACTTGTCAGGGGTGTGGAAGGGGCCATGAGCAGGGACAAGGTCCGCGGCATGCAGCCGGTTATCGTCTGTTCCGTGCATGTGAGGCGGTTCCTGAAGAAGATCATGGAGAAGTTCGTGCCCTCGGTGGTTGTTCTTTCAAATAATGAGATTTCCTCTTCAGCGAGACTCTATACAATGGGAATGGTGAGATATGAAGATTAA
- the fliJ gene encoding flagellar export protein FliJ, with amino-acid sequence MSKIRTVSRVLEIKDRKKEEIESEVKQLRSQIKQLEAQLDSLENKFSETSLEFEAKQKGSGMDVHRLELFYNYFMKLNEDMNTQKKEIIRRLTELSGRQEALIEAYKEKKLFEILKDRIVKEELANSDRLEQKEQDFLHLAKRQREK; translated from the coding sequence ATGAGTAAGATCAGGACTGTATCACGGGTACTCGAGATCAAGGACCGGAAGAAAGAAGAGATCGAAAGTGAGGTCAAACAGCTCCGCAGCCAGATAAAGCAGCTTGAAGCGCAGCTTGACAGTCTGGAGAATAAATTCTCTGAAACCTCTCTTGAATTTGAAGCTAAGCAGAAAGGCAGCGGCATGGATGTCCATCGGCTTGAACTTTTCTATAATTATTTCATGAAACTCAACGAGGATATGAATACGCAAAAAAAAGAGATCATCCGCCGGCTCACTGAGCTGAGCGGGCGTCAGGAAGCGCTGATAGAGGCATATAAGGAAAAGAAGCTTTTCGAGATACTGAAGGACCGCATTGTGAAGGAAGAGCTGGCCAACAGCGACAGGCTCGAGCAGAAGGAGCAGGATTTCCTGCACCTCGCAAAGAGGCAGAGGGAAAAATGA